Below is a genomic region from Bacillus mycoides.
TTGTAATAATACCATTGTATGGAGCCTGTTGCAAAGACTTCCTTATTCCTTGCTTATGTTTTCCAATTCATAAATAAAACATTCATCTTCTTTTACTTTTTATCTCTTTCAAACAAGAAATAAAGCAATCCTTCAGTAATATTTCATTGCAACTTATATTAATAACAAGTATAAAAAGAAGCTCCCCAGCGAAAAAGAGCCTATTCTTTATTAGTGAAACTCCTCCAAATGACGAGATACTGAGTAATATTACCTTCTTCTATATATCGTTCAAATAATTGATTACTTCTACAACTTTACCGTGTCGTATAAATATTCTCGGTACACGGAAGCTTATCGTTGCAATAATTTCATAATTAATAGTCCCGGAATATTCAGCAACCTCGGTAGCACTAATATACTCATCACCTTGTCTCCCAATGAGTGTAACTTTCGTACCAAGTGGCACTTCACAAGGAAGATGTATCATGAATTGATCCATTGTCACTCGCCCTACAATCGGTACTCTTTCACCGTTTACAAGTACCTTAAACCCTTGCAATCTTCTAAGCCAGCCATCTCCATATCCAATTGCAACTGTCGCAATCCATTCTTCAGTTCTCGTTCGGTATGTGACATTATAACTAATCCCATCTCCTTTAATCACTTGCTTAATATGAGCAACTTTCGTGTGAAGTGACAACGCCGGTTCCAATTTAAATGGTAAAAAAGGACGTATTTCTACAGATGGGGATAATCCATACATCGCAATACCAATTCGCACCGCATTAAATGTAATCCCTTGAAACCTTAACGTTGCGGCACTATTGGCTGTATGGACAAATTTAGGATTCACTCCAAATTCTTTCAACCAACGTAACTGCTGCAAAAATGTATTATATTGCTTATCAAAGTAAGAAGTCTCAACCTCATCCGCTGTTGCAAAATGCGTATATACTCCTTCTAACTCTAAAAATGGCGCACCTTCTAAACTCTTTAAGAACCCTTTTAATTCTTTTCGTTCACGTATTCCGATTCTCCCCATACCACTATCAAAATTAATATGGAATTTCATTATTGATGAACCATCCCAGAGCTTTATCGCTTCTTCCACCCATTCTTTTTGAAAAACAGTTAATGCTACATCATTTTCAGCAGCTACATTTACATCACGGGGCGGGGAAGGACCTAATACTAAAATCGGTGCAGTAATACCAGCCCTCCGAAGCACTAAAGCTTCATCTAAAAAAGCAACTGCTAATCTTGTTGCTCCTGCTTCTAATGCAGTTTTAGCCACCGGTACATAATCGTGCCCATATGCATTCGCTTTAACTACAGCAAAAATCTCTACATCACTTGGAATGTACTCTTTAATATGTGTAACATTGTTATAGATCGCATCTAAATCCACTTCCACCCACGTGTCACGGTAAAACGGTGCTTCTTCCATAAATACACTTCCTTATACACGATATGCGAAGCTTATTCTTTTATATGCTTCTTTTATGAAATCCACCTTCAAACTAAGAAAAGACGTGGTGCACATATATCACCACGTCTAAGAAGTTTACTTCACCTGCTTCGCTGTAACCGAACGAGCAACCATCAACAACTCATTCGGCTCTAAACCTTTAGACACGAGCATATATTCTACTCCGTTATGTGACCACGTTACAGAGTCTTTCGTCAATGCACCAATCGTGAAACCAAGATCAACCGGCTCTCCACTTACACTTACCGCCGATGAGGCCTCTGCAACTTTTGACTTTTCTTGTATTAAAGTAACGGATTTCTTGCTTCCAGTGTATGTGAGTATTGTACGCTTGCCACTGTCTGTCTTCAACTCTTCTTCCTCTTTCAAAGTCATACCTTGCGGTGTATCACGTGGATACAAAATAGCAAACGGTTTGTCTTCTTTCGCTGCCGTCTGAACATCTACTTGTGCTCTAGACATATTTTGTTTCGTATCAAATGCACCTTTATCAAACTTTGCATCAAACTTTACTTTAGTGAAATCTACTTTTACAAGGACATTTTGATCATTATCCATCAGTTTCACAGAAACTGGTGTTAAATCACTTTTATTCAGCTTAATTTCTTGTTTCGGCAACATATTTTGATGTTGATAATTTGTTTTTGTTTTAAACACATAATACTTATCTGTTTTCTCGAAAGAGAGATTTTTCTTATCTTGCAAAATATCTCTTACAAGTGATTCATATAAATAAGCCTGGCTACTATTTTGCGGCCAATCACTTTGAAAACGGAAACTCTTATTAAGTGCCGGTGTTAATACAAATACACCTTCATCATTCCTTAAAATAATTTGACTCTGATCCTTTTTCGCATTCTGCAAATTCACACGATAATACGAAGGTTCTTTATGCCAAATTTCTACATTGTACTCTTGAGGTTCATTTCCTGTTTTAATAGATAATTTCGCTTCAGCTTGATAACTCTTCATACTTTTAACTTTCGTTTCTAAATCTCTCACAACATCTTCCTGTTTCTTTTCCATACAACCCGCCAACACAAAAACGGTCAATAAACCGACAAGAACTAAAAACAGACGCCTTTTCATCACTTCAGCCCCTTTGCCCCTATAAATGAATGGAAGATATGCCTTCCTTATCGCTACCTCAAATATATGAGACAAAGATATAAAATATGCAGACTAGCGTGACGAGCTTTCCAAAACAACTTGAGCAACGGCAAATTCTTTACTATGACTAATTGATAAATGAACAATATGCTCTGTATTTGTAATGATAATCGGCTTACCTCTATCATCATTCCTTACTTCAATATCTAAAAAACTCACTTCTTTCCCGATACCGGTCCCTACCGCTTTAGAATACGCCTCTTTTGCTGCAAATCTTCCAGCTACAAATTCTGTAAGACGACTTCCTTTCAGCCCCTCGGCAACACCACGTTCTCTTTCAGTTAAAATACGTTCCATAAATTTAAGCTTTCCATCTAGCATTTTTTCAATTCGATTTAACTCAATAATATCGATTCCAATCCCTACAATCATTTCAAAATCCCCTTCTTCTATTTAGCTTTCTTCATTCATATTGTAAGAATAACAGAGAATCTTTCTGATGCAAAAGGAGTGATACTAAAAACATGCTAATACCATCCACTCGCATTTCCTTACAACCGATTATCATTTCTTTACTTCTTATACAATTAGTCATGATTATATTGAGCGACTTTTCCCTCTTTCACCTGGCAGCCTACAATGAATATATCGCTAAAGGAGAATGGTGGCGTGTCATAACTTCCTTACTTGTACACGTAGACTTACAACATTTCCTTTCTAATAGTATTTGTTTATTCGTATTTGGTTCTTCCATCGAAAAACAACTAGGACACTTTTCTTTCATCATTATTTTTTTCCTTTCTGGCATTCTCGGGAATATTTCTTCTTATATTATTATGCCTCTTGAATATATTCACGCCGGAGCATCTGGTGGTATTTTCGGATTACTAGGCGCCCAATTATTTTTATTGTATAGTCGATATTGTTCTTCAAAACCAAGAGACATCGCTATTTTTTCAATAATGATACTTATATTACTACTATTTACTTTCTTTAATCCCTCTGCCAATCCTATAAGCCATTTAACAGGACTGATCATCGGCGGCATGTGCACCCCTTTTTTAATAAAGTGAAACTTTAATCAGTGGGGGGGTTCCATCCCCCACTGATTATTAGTTGAACCAATCGGGCTTTTACGGGCAGTTGATCTCCCACCTAACTCCCTCGCATTCGCCGAATTTTGAGGCGGGAGTCTTACTGCCCGTTAATGCGGGACAAAAAAAAACGATGGCGCAGAGCTTATTTAATATAGAAGCTCGCACCATCGATAATTTCCACATCTGTTTGTTTACTTAACTCTCTCATTAGTTGAAATAAAGACTCGTCCTTTTTCTTCGCCTCAATCATACAATCAATTCGCGGAACACTCCCCTTTATCTTTTTCAAAAAAGATAAGAAAGTATCTACATCAATAAAATCTGCATGTGCTCTCGGGTTTTTTCCATCTCTAGGACTGGAGATGTGCATTTTAACCGGTAACAAAGACGATTCCCACGTATGTACAACACGCGCCCAATCTTCATGCCAATCTTCCTGGTCATTATTCATCATATGATGGTGCAAATCAAACACGACTGGAATGTCTAATTTCTCACCTAAATACAATGTTTCTTCTAAAGAAAAGGTCGTGTCATCATTTTCTAATATAATCATCTCTTGAATACCTCTTGGAACAGTTGACCAATTTTCTATAAAGCGTTCTAATGCAAGCTCCTTATCTTTATAACCTCCTCCCACATGTAATACACATCGTTGCTTATGTTCAATTCCCATACCCTTTAACAATTTTTTGTGCATCTGCAATGTCTTTACAGATTGTTTGAGAATACTCTCCTCAGGTGAATTTAGTACAACAAAGTGATCTGGATGGAAGTCAATTCGCATATTCATACGAATTGCATATTCACCTAATTCTTTCAGATTTTCTTTTAACGGACGAATATAGTTCCAATCTAACAACTCCTCATGATTCGCTAAAGGAATAAGCTTGGAACTAAGTCGAAAGAAAGATATATCATGCCCTTTATTATGTTTTAATAACCGTAAGCAATTTTCCAAATTCGAATTAGCGATTCTTTCAAGTTTACGAATCGCAGCCTCTCGATCATCAATCCGCTGAAACTGTGCATACGTCATCGTTTGAGATGGAGAAGCATTCTTCAAATGTACACTCATCGCAACATACCCAAGTCTTACAAGCATATAGCACCTCATTTCTATACGAGTTACTATGTAGTATGCACAATTACAGAAATAAAAAAAGAGAATGCCAGCAAAGGGCATTCTCTTTTTTATTAAGCTTGTGGACGGCTATGATGTTTTCTTTCGCCGCGTCCATTTGAAGATCCAGGGCGACCTTCACCTTTACGACCACGGTTGCCATCACGGCTACCAGCATCACGGCTACCGCCATCACGATTACGATCACGGTTACGACCATCGCCACTTCCGCTTCCACGTCCATCACGATTGCGATCACGGTTACGACCATCGCCACCGCCGCGTCCATCACGACTACGATTACGGTTACCATCACGGTATCCACTTCCGTTACCACCGCGTTTTTTAGAACCGCCACCGCCACCTCTTGAAACAACTGGTGGTTCTGATGTTAAAGCGATCGGAGTTGTATCCGGCTCTTTTGTCATCATTTTTAAAGCAGCAGCTACTACTGTTACAGAATCATTCTCTTCTAACATTTCTTCTGCAATACGCTTGTAGTATGATAAGTTATCATTTTCAATTGTGCTTTGAAGTTTTTCAGCGATTAAACGTTGTTGACCTTCTAACGCCTCGTCAAGTGTCGGTGCGTCCATACGATCAACTTTACGTTTTGTTGTACGCTCGATATTTTTTAATTGTCCTGATTCACGTGGTGTTACAAATAACATTGCAATACCTTTTTTACCGGCACGGCCAGTACGACCGATACGGTGAACGTATGATTCTGGATCTTGTGGGATATCGAAGTTGTATACGTGTGTTACGCCTGAAATATCAAGACCACGTGCAGCAACGTCTGTTGCAACAAGAACTTCAATAGTACCTTCTTTAAATTTACGTAATACAGACATACGCTTCGCTTGTGTTAAGTCACCGTGAATACCTTCTGCTGCATAACCACGTAAGTTTAATGCTTCTGATAATTCATCAACACGACGCTTTGTACGACCGAATATGATTGCAAGCTCTGGAGATTGAATATCTAGTAAGCGTGTTAACACGTCAAACTTTTTCTTTTCTTGCACTTCTAAATAGAACTGCTGAATGTTTGGCATTGTTACTTCTTTTGCTTTTACTTTAATGTGTTGAGGCTCAGTCATGAAACGCTCAGCAATACGACGGATTGGATCTGGCATTGTCGCTGAGAATAATAATGTTTGATGTGTTTCTGGCACATCTGTTAAAATCGCTTCAATATCTTCAATGAAGCCCATGTTTAACATTTCATCCGCTTCGTCAAGAACAACAGTCTCTACGTTTTGTAAGCGAAGTGTTTTACGGTTGATATGATCTAAAATACGACCCGGCGTACCTACAATAATGTGTGGGTGTTTTTTTAGAGCACGAATTTGGCGGTTAATATCTTGACCACCATAAATTGGTAGAATACGAACACGTTTATGTTTACCAATTTTGTATAGCTCTTCTCCAACTTGAATTGCTAATTCACGCGTTGGCGCGATAACAATACCTTGAACTGCTTCTTTATTTGTATCCACTTTATCTAATAGTGGTAATCCGAATGCTGCTGTTTTCCCTGTACCTGTTTGCGCTTGCCCAATAATATCCTTACCTTGCAATGCATGTGGAATTGTTTCAGCTTGAATCGGCGTAGCCTCTTCAAAGCCCATACTTTCAACAGATTGTAGTAAAGACTCACTTAATCCTAGTTCTCGAAATGTTGTCAATGTTACTTCTCCTTTTCTATCCTATACTTATCATTTAAAAAAAGGCGTTTTCCGAACTTGCGGAAAAGCCATTTTCCTGAATACTTACGTATATAACCGGGCGTATATTCTTCACGAAAATACTTCTAAACGTTATTACACTTTATCAATTATAAGTTTTGTAGGTGTAAAAAGCAAACCCCAACTGTTACCTTATTTCATATTCAGAGCTTTTTTCTTTACTTTTATTTTTTTATCGTTTACTGTAAGCGCTTATTATAAGTTTCCACTATTTTCGTGGCTATCATCCCTATTTATATACACCAATTATTTCAACATCGTAATTACTTCTTCTAATTTCATGCCGCGAGATGCTTTTACTAATACAACATCTTTCGTACCGACTACTGCTTGCAACTCTTTTATTAACTCTTCTTTACTATCATACGCTTTTACACGGTCTTTAGGGAAATTAATTTTTGCACCTTCAGCAATTTGAGCCCCTAATTTACCATATGTGAATACATATGAAATTTTTGCTGGATCAATTAATTTACCTACTTCATAATGAAATTGCACTTCTTGATTTCCAAGTTCTAACATATCACCAAGCACAACAATTTTTTTAGCAAATCCATCTAAACCATTCATTAGGTGGAACGCAGCTTCCATAGCTGTTGGACTAGCATTATAAGCATCATTGATAATTGTTAAACCACTATCTGTTTTTACAATTTCCATACGCATACCTGTCATTTGAAGTGTTACTAAACCTTGTTTCATTTCTTCCCACGTTACACCAAAATGTTTTGCAATTGCCATTGAAGCAAGCGTATTATATACATTATGCTTTCCTAGTACTGGCAAATAGAATGACGAAGTTTCATCCCTGTTCATCTTAAAGTGTGTCCCAGTAGCCTGCAATGTTACAGTAGTTGGATAGTAATCATTTGCTCTCGCATCACCAAATGTAACTGTTTCAGCTGCTAAATTCATTTCTGGAACACGATTCGTTAATAGCGGCTCATCTCCATTATATACGAACACGCCACCCTTTTGTAAACCTGTAACAATTTCTAACTTCGCTTCAGCAATCGCCTCACGAGAGCCTAAATCCATTAAGTGCGCCTCACCAATGTTCGTGATAATAGCTGCATTAGGGCGAGCTAACTTAGATAGAAATTCAATTTCTCCTCGGCTTGACATGCCCATTTCTAATACAGCTACTTCTGTATTTTCCTCTAAATTTAAAATAGTAAGAGGTAAACCGATGTGGTTGTTGAAATTACCTTCTGTTTTTTGAACTTTAAATTTAGTCGCAAGAATACTTGTTACAATATCTTTCGTAGATGTTTTACCATTACTACCCGTTACACCAATAACTTTTACATCCAATTGATCACGATAGTTTTTCGCTAACATTTGCAATGCTGCTAGTGTATCTTCTACAAAAATAACCGGAAGATTTTCAGGTGGGTTTTCTACATCTTTCATCCATAATGTAGCAATCGCCCCATTTTCAACAGCTTTGTCTACAAAAGCATGTCCATCGAAACGTTCACCTTGAATTGGAACATATAAATTTCCATTTTCAATTTTCCTCGTATCAATAGACACTCCTTGTATAGTAATTCCCTCATACCGCTCTGCTAATCCAGTACCATTTATCATCTGCTCGACTTGTTTTAACGTTCGATTTATCATGAAAACACTCCTTACATAGAGGAAGCACTATTCCTTCGAATAGTGCTTCCTCCTTTTTTGTTAGATTGTATATTTAATTTTTTGTTTTTCTTCGTGACGCTCAATCGCTAAGCGAATTAGCTCTTCAATTAATTCCGGATACGGTAACCCTGTATGTTGCCATAATAGAGGGAACATACTAAACGGCGTGAATCCTGGCATTGTGTTTACTTCGTTAATATATACTTCTCCATCTTTCGTTAAGAAGAAATCAGCTCGTGTTAAGCCCGAACCATCTAATGATTGGAATGCGATAATTGCATCTCGCTTAATTACATTAGACTCTTCCTCTGTCATTTCAGCTGGAATAATTAACGCTGTATCACCATCGATGTATTTCGATTTGTAATCATAAAAATCTTTTTTCGGTACAATTTCACCTACAACTGAACATTTCGGCTCATCATTACCTAATACACCAACTTCTACTTCACGACCTACAATATTTTCTTCTACAATAATTTTACGGTCAAATTGGAATGCCTCTTCGAATGCATTCTCAAGCTCTTCACGATCATTACACTTATTAATACCAACACTTGAACCAAGATTTGCTGGTTTTACGAAGCAAGGATATCCTAATACTTCTTCTACTTTTTCATACGCTGTTTCACGATCTTTTTCCCATGCGCTACGAATGAAAGATGCATATTTCGCTTGTTTCAATCCAGCTTCTGCAAAGATATTTTTCATAACAACTTTATCCATACCAGCAGATGATGCTAATACACCGTTACCTACATATGGAATGTTTAGTAATTCTAATAACCCTTGTACTGTTCCATCTTCACCATTCGGTCCATGTAATAATGGGAAAATAACATCAATTGCATCTTCTTGTTTAGAAGTTGCAGTTGGGATAATTTCTGTACTTAATGATACAGGAGAGATTGTATTCTCTTCCCCACTCATTTGTAATGCCTCAACATTTGTTACTTCGCCTTCAATACGCTCTCCACGCATCCATTGGCCTTGTTCTGTAATATAAATTGGATGAATCTCGAATTTATCTTGATTTAATGCTTTAATAGCAGCAAGAGCCGTTTGTAACGAAACTTGATGCTCAGCTGATTTTCCACCGTATAATAAACCTAATTTAATTTTTGTCACTGAAATCACCCTAACCAATTGTTTTCATTTTTCTATTTTAGCACTTTTTATAAAAATAGGTAGTTCCTATTTGAAATAAAATGTAACTTCCACAAATAATTAAAAGACACCACTTATTGGTTTTCTACACTTTTTCTCTTTAATTTCTACACACCTAAACAAAATTAAACTTTAAAGCAAAATTGCTATCTAATCTAGTTATGTACCTAAAATATGTAGAAATCCACTTTGTGTGTATGTCATCTATATTACCCTACCATTTGTGGAGGGTGAAAAAACATTGATTAAAGTTTCATTTTATTAAGAAGACTGTTTTGTAGGCGTATCTTTTTGCCTCTGCTCAACAAGACGATCTAAAGAAACATATACAAAGCCTGCAACTACACACCCTACACTTAAAATTGTAAATAAGTAGTGACCAAGCAAACGATCCAATAGAAAACCACCAAGAAGTGGACCGAATGCACTTCCTGTAATCCACTGCAAACTCGCCGCCCCCATATAGGTTCCTCTCAAATGCTCAGGGGCCAAATTCGCTACAAACGTCATCTGTACAGGCGACATAATCATCTCGCCTAACGTATATATGGCATAAACAAACATTAACGTCATTAAAATAATTGTAGCATTTGTATCATATTCTCCAAACCACTTCGGTAACCATCCTATAAAAAACAAACCAATTCCGAACAAACACGCACCGTATAGCATCGTCTTTCCAACAGGTTTATCTGTCGCCCATTTTGAAATTTGAAATTGAAATAAAACAACTAATAGACCATTTAATGCCATTAAATATGGGTATGGATTGTTGACTCCAAAAATATCCTTCATTTCGTTATCAAAGTGAAGCGGTAACATGCCTTCTGTTTGAGAAAACCCCATAGAAATAATGATCCCCGCTAACAAATAAATCATTAACGCCTTATCTCTCATTAAAATTTTCCAAACTGCTCCGGATTCCTTCTCTTTATTTTTTTCCGTCATATCCGTAATTTTTGGCATTGTTTCTTTAATAAGTACTAACACTAGTAGCGCATAAAACAACATAGCGGATGAAGCAATAATAAACACGAGGTTCTTTGATAAAACAACTACTGATGCTCCCATTATCGGTCCAATTGCAGCACCAATATTGTGTCCCATTCGCAATAAACCATATGCTTCTGTTCTTTTTTCTGGCGCCGTCACATCTGCAACCATCGCTGATGCTGCTGGATGAAATAAAGAATTACTTAACCCTAAAAAAATAGATAAAATAGCGTATGGAATAAATCCTTCGATAAATAAAAAACCGAGCATTAATAACGCATTACTCGCCATTGAAAATATCATAATTGGCTTTCTTCCATATATATCAGCTATTCTTCCGCCTATAAGCGAGCCAAAGCTTGCAGCAATTGGAGAAAGCGCCATAATAATCCCAACTTGTAATAAAGAATCTACCTTATCTTTTAAATATAGTGCAAAAAAAGGCATTAACATCATCATCGCAATTCCGTTCAAAGTCTCACCGATAAATCGAATCCATACGTTACGATCCATCTCTCTTAGCTCACGCCATGTATTTTTCACATTTTCACCCCTTTAGTTCGCCAACAATTATCTTATAATACATTCAGAAAAATGTAAATTTTCAAAATAAAAATCCATCCTAACAGAATTAGAATGGATTTTTCCATTTATAAATTTGCTACATCTTCTTCTTTTTTACTATTATTTAAAACACTACGCTTTCTACTATAGGCGAAATAAACTACTATACCGATAACCATCCAAACACCAAAACTAATCCAAGCTGTCGCTGATAATTGAAGCATCAAATATAAGCAAAAGATAACTGTTAATGCTGGTAAAAATGGTACGAGCGGCGCCTTAAACGCCCTTGGTAAATCAGGATGAGTTCGTCTCATCACAATGACAGCAACAGCTACAAGTGCAAATGCTGACAAAGTTCCCATATTTACAAGATGTGCTAAAACATTTAAATCTATTAATCCTGAAATAAGTGCTGCAATAATACCTGTTGTCCATGTATTTAAAAATGGTGTTTTAAATTTCGGATGAACTTTAGCAAGACGCTTCGGTAACAATCCATCTCTGCTCATTGCATATGAAACACGAACTTGCCCATACATCATAACTAGCATTACAGTTGTAATTCCTGTAATTGCTCCTACTGATATCACTCCCGCCAAACTATCTTGTCCAATAAATTGAAGTGCGAAAGCAACTGGATCTGATATATTCAACTGACCGTATGGAACAATCCCTGTCAAAATAAGTGAAACAACAATGTAAAGAACCGTACAAACTAGTAACGATGCAATAATTCCAATCGGCAAATCGCGTTGTGGGCGCTTCACTTCTTCTGCGGCTGTTGATACAGCATCAAATCCAATGAATGCGAAGAAAACTGTAGCTGCTCCAGCCATTACACCATCTAACCCAAATGGCATAAAAGGTGTCCAATTTTCAGGTTTTACATAATTAAATCCGGCGAAGATAAAAATGAGAACAACTGCTAGTTTAATAAATACCATTATATTATTTACACGTGCACTTTCACGAACACCTCTAGATAAAAGAACCGTCATAACTAGAATAATTAGAACTGCAGGTAAATCAATTATTCCACCCTTTCCAGTACCAGGGGCCGAGGAGAGAATGGTCGGAATATGAATCCCAAATCCCTTTAATAACGATTGAAAATACGCTGACCATCCATTAGCTACAGCAGATGTGGCTAATAAATACTCGAGCATTAAATCCCATCCAATTAAGAATGCAAATACTTCTCCCATCGTCGCATACGTGTACGTGTAAACACTCCCTGAGACAGGAACTGAAGAAGCAAATTCAGCGTAACAAAATGCAGCAAAGGCACAAGCTAATGCAGCTATAGCAAATGATAATATAATAGCTGGTCCAGAATGTTTCGCTGCTACAACGCCAGTAAGAACAAAAATACCAGTTCCAACAATTGCTCCGATTCCAAGCATTGTTAAATCAAGTGCCCCTAACGTTCTCGATAATGTCTTTTGTTTACTTTCTTGCAGTAACGTTGAAATTGGCTTCTTTTGAAAAATTTGCTTCATGCTGTGCTCCTCCATGATTTTAGTTTTCTGAAAATTTAATTTACTTTTTCATTTTACCCACGGCATGTTTTTTAGTCAATACTTTTGTCGAAATAAACAGAAAACTATCGAGATACATACTATAC
It encodes:
- a CDS encoding amino acid permease, whose amino-acid sequence is MKQIFQKKPISTLLQESKQKTLSRTLGALDLTMLGIGAIVGTGIFVLTGVVAAKHSGPAIILSFAIAALACAFAAFCYAEFASSVPVSGSVYTYTYATMGEVFAFLIGWDLMLEYLLATSAVANGWSAYFQSLLKGFGIHIPTILSSAPGTGKGGIIDLPAVLIILVMTVLLSRGVRESARVNNIMVFIKLAVVLIFIFAGFNYVKPENWTPFMPFGLDGVMAGAATVFFAFIGFDAVSTAAEEVKRPQRDLPIGIIASLLVCTVLYIVVSLILTGIVPYGQLNISDPVAFALQFIGQDSLAGVISVGAITGITTVMLVMMYGQVRVSYAMSRDGLLPKRLAKVHPKFKTPFLNTWTTGIIAALISGLIDLNVLAHLVNMGTLSAFALVAVAVIVMRRTHPDLPRAFKAPLVPFLPALTVIFCLYLMLQLSATAWISFGVWMVIGIVVYFAYSRKRSVLNNSKKEEDVANL
- a CDS encoding MDR family MFS transporter; translated protein: MKNTWRELREMDRNVWIRFIGETLNGIAMMMLMPFFALYLKDKVDSLLQVGIIMALSPIAASFGSLIGGRIADIYGRKPIMIFSMASNALLMLGFLFIEGFIPYAILSIFLGLSNSLFHPAASAMVADVTAPEKRTEAYGLLRMGHNIGAAIGPIMGASVVVLSKNLVFIIASSAMLFYALLVLVLIKETMPKITDMTEKNKEKESGAVWKILMRDKALMIYLLAGIIISMGFSQTEGMLPLHFDNEMKDIFGVNNPYPYLMALNGLLVVLFQFQISKWATDKPVGKTMLYGACLFGIGLFFIGWLPKWFGEYDTNATIILMTLMFVYAIYTLGEMIMSPVQMTFVANLAPEHLRGTYMGAASLQWITGSAFGPLLGGFLLDRLLGHYLFTILSVGCVVAGFVYVSLDRLVEQRQKDTPTKQSS